TTTCTTTACCCATTTTAATGCTTTCTTGGCAATCATAACGACACGGAACGTGAGAAATAAACTGAAAATAATGAAATGGGATGGAAAGACGCATGTTCAGTGGACCACATTTTTCAAAATCCTTAACTTCATTGTCCCCGACTCTTGACGAAAAGTTAAGCAAATTATTAGCAAAGGGGCTACATTTATAGGCAGTTTTATAAGCCTCATAGGTCACGAGAGGCGCATTGTGTTGTTGATCTGCATGAATATACTTTACCCAACTTTCAGTGCAACACTTAGGGTATCCAAGCAATTTGCCCATTACATCAGGGGTATCTCCTTTGCCGCAAAATGCATTTAATGTCCTTTGTGCCAAAAGTTTGTTGTACGATATTGAAGATATTTCTATCCGTCTGTGCCAAAGTGTTTGCTCACCAGAAACAATATATAAATTAGGAAAATTACTTCGGATCAATTGAATATCCTCTTCTGAAATGCCGCAATTAATTACCGGCTTGATTCCGGCCATTAGGGCAAGAAATTCTTGCAAAACAATGTGAGTTTTAGGAATTATAATTGCCGCTTTTTTTAACTGTGAATCTACGGTTGTCATAATTTGAATTCTTTATTACCATAAAGTTGAAGATAACTATCCAATATACCATCGCAAGATTGTTTGTAGGGGCATTTGGCACATAAAGGAATTCTTACTTTTCTATTATTCTTTTCTAAACATGGAAAAAAATATTGTCGAGCCTCTACTGGTAAACTACAGGGAGGGAATTCCACCAAAAGAATTTTTAGGTCTTTTTTATCCAAATAGCCACCATTTTTTATAGTATCAAAAACATATGCCCCAGCTTTTAACATGGGTAAAATGATTTTTTTACTAGACGATCGATAGCTTAAAGGCGCAATATTTAAAATATTTATTTCTTTTACTCCTAACCCAGTTAACAGTTTTAAACTAGCCCCCAAACTTTTATAATTTAATTTGTTCACAGGTAGGTTAACCAGTATGCTTACGTCTGGTTTTTTGTACTTCAGCACATTTTTTATCCCAGCTATTGTTTGACCATAAGCCCCTACGACCTTTACTTGAAAATCGTGTACAGCCGGTGTAGCTCCACTCAAAGAAATACCTATTTGGTTTACTCCCGTATTAAGGACGGCTTTAGCGAAAGACGGTTGGCTTAAAAGCCTTCCGTTGGTAGTAAAACCAACTTGGTGAAATTTAAGCTTTTCTACTAGCTTAAGAATTTCCAAAAAATCTGGACGAATGGTTGGTTCTCTTCCCATGATGTTGATAAAATCATAATGCCGTCTAATTAGTTGTGCTTCTTTTTCTATTTCTTCTAAGCTTTTCTGCTTCAACGTTTTTAGATATTCATCAGCCTCACTACAAAATATGCAATTGTTGTTGCAGTAATAACCAACGTATAAATAAGGACTCGAGTCTAGCATATTCTTAATTTGATATTTATTCTGTCGTACCATTAATTATCTTATTTCTCAACACAAGCAGTTGAATCATGTAACTTTCATTTGGAAGATAAAGTTCCTTTTCGATTCGTGACCTTTTCTGGACCACTAATTGGCAAATATTTTTAAATATATTGTTATTATCACAATCAAAAGATTTTAGAAAATATACCTTCGGTTCGTTTTTAATATCACTTGAGTTTAAAATAGTATCCGCTGATAACTGCGCATTTGTCAATTGGGTATTGCTGTTAATAAAATCGGTAACGCTTATTGCTTTATACCCCAAACACAATAAAATATTTCTATCTGTATTGGATAAAGTAACAATAA
The sequence above is drawn from the Candidatus Paceibacterota bacterium genome and encodes:
- a CDS encoding radical SAM protein, translating into MLDSSPYLYVGYYCNNNCIFCSEADEYLKTLKQKSLEEIEKEAQLIRRHYDFINIMGREPTIRPDFLEILKLVEKLKFHQVGFTTNGRLLSQPSFAKAVLNTGVNQIGISLSGATPAVHDFQVKVVGAYGQTIAGIKNVLKYKKPDVSILVNLPVNKLNYKSLGASLKLLTGLGVKEINILNIAPLSYRSSSKKIILPMLKAGAYVFDTIKNGGYLDKKDLKILLVEFPPCSLPVEARQYFFPCLEKNNRKVRIPLCAKCPYKQSCDGILDSYLQLYGNKEFKL